The following proteins are encoded in a genomic region of Clostridium kluyveri:
- a CDS encoding type II toxin-antitoxin system PemK/MazF family toxin, with protein MGITGNIERGSVIWLNMHPTKGHEQNGWRAAIVLSDGLIDPNNSTFAIVVPVTTQVKEYPFEVEVPFGIDTTNPRVPFKELSGVVLTDRFKSLDISARDAVVIGKVSEESYFYKTIITNVRSILA; from the coding sequence ATGGGTATTACAGGCAACATAGAGCGTGGCAGCGTTATATGGTTAAATATGCACCCCACAAAAGGGCATGAACAAAATGGATGGAGAGCAGCAATTGTATTATCAGATGGGTTGATTGATCCCAATAATTCAACCTTCGCTATAGTTGTTCCAGTAACAACACAAGTGAAGGAATATCCTTTTGAGGTTGAAGTACCATTTGGAATTGACACGACAAATCCAAGAGTTCCATTTAAAGAATTAAGTGGAGTTGTGTTAACTGACCGATTTAAATCACTCGATATTAGTGCAAGAGATGCTGTTGTAATTGGTAAAGTATCTGAAGAGTCCTATTTTTATAAAACTATAATTACTAATGTAAGATCTATTTTAGCATAA
- a CDS encoding AbrB/MazE/SpoVT family DNA-binding domain-containing protein, translated as MNKESNKGVRYVATATVRKWGNSLALRIPQEISELLKYKDGVNVEMYVNDKEQELVLRTVFPDANDQVALREHFLSLRAKCKPEMETHKEIFEEPKGDEII; from the coding sequence TTGAATAAAGAGAGTAATAAAGGAGTGAGATATGTGGCAACCGCAACTGTACGTAAGTGGGGAAATAGTTTAGCTTTACGCATTCCTCAAGAGATTTCTGAATTATTGAAATATAAAGATGGGGTTAATGTAGAGATGTACGTAAATGATAAGGAACAAGAATTGGTTTTACGAACAGTATTTCCTGATGCGAATGATCAAGTAGCGTTAAGAGAACATTTTTTATCACTGCGAGCAAAATGTAAGCCAGAAATGGAGACACATAAAGAAATTTTTGAAGAACCCAAAGGGGATGAAATAATTTAA